One Clavelina lepadiformis chromosome 1, kaClaLepa1.1, whole genome shotgun sequence genomic region harbors:
- the LOC143466671 gene encoding uncharacterized protein LOC143466671 isoform X2 codes for MSVEKRTNIRTVLLVVVGVSYLLFGAGVFRALEREHENIRSKELVRQEENFKRKYNMSDDDYKEITKMVLDLEPHKSGIQWGFVGALYFSITVVTTIGYGHAVPQTFAGKIFCIFYAILGIPLCLVMFQAMGERINSGAKHSFKIVGQRLGFKCEKISHTCLIPFGIISCCLTVLVGSIAFVYFEEWSAINSVYYCVMTLTTIGFGDYVALQDSGALQKRPHYVAFSLIYIMIGLTVIGAFLNLVILRLMVTLPETPDGSTNGDDRTKAMENNTFLSDKVSPRLQHDARVQRHRFLFQRPSRSQDVSDRVQEADRSSDHSDQYTLDKSWEKRTNSNQLPGCYFKEKYCCGDYQTNFHSPRRRLRHGFSPDNRHCSIHTSVPSECKFCLIRRYMNDSSFYQEHSKYCPKHSLSESKSSGERSSDEESVIAKPHLHHSVSVEILHNDCQKEENSAPIVQDRPFVINCSNNRTEEQSCSSRTAQTNKKTLLALPTTAIHRNRTISWDSGYNGAGGSCTYSGIHTPNSYSVDNLGSSIFLQNSEESKPKRNELKLNDMSSTRSRSLPCNLQDIELSVFRTLSNSKEPADCFSQVNVTNDDDDEDNNSSSDERCNKNNVQFSAKSNSETGVRAASSLSPLHEVNPLSLDLEQNTKMSGKKTTVSKNTTCLKLEKNKQKNPGLEIYSESETSRRKDHPFQRCFIRREKIAIPESAKPKMHTGKIDSQGIKGQYALMMEKPSIVVTPVSKRSNDSFFNQDSNEIQDSVLTNSLDDEDVETSGIENTLNSTVKTIKPIESAETSKEDDAALIIPEVTYFKSSLSNVFDSPEKCSKNENLRGTSESCEVRQEKGTFHDRTIFHCPEEVCEQCFQTAQDEGKLRRIFAQYSRNTKNKLANSRASFSGRRDDRNISTDMRLRNCKEVSCKHNEETTRHKRLLTL; via the exons GAGAAAATACAATATGTCAGATGATGACTACAAGGAGATAACGAAAATGGTGCTAGATCTCGAGCCACACAAATCCGGGATCCAGTGGGGCTTCGTTGGAGCGTTGTATTTTTCCATAACCGTTGTTACTACGATTG GTTATGGGCATGCGGTGCCACAAACATTTGCcggcaaaatattttgcattttctacGCTATATTGGGTATACCACTGTGTCTGGTGATGTTCCAAGCTATGGGGGAACGAATAAATAGTGGAGCGAAGCACAGCTTCAAGATTGTTGGTCAACGATTGGGCTTCAAATGCGAGAAA ATATCCCACACATGCCTTATTCCATTCGGTATTATCAGCTGCTGCCTTACAGTACTTGTTGGGTCAATAGCTTTCGTTTATTTTGAAGAATGGTCGGCCATCAACAGTGTTTACTACTGCGTTATGACTTTGACCACAATAG GATTTGGCGACTACGTGGCATTACAAGATAGCGGTGCCCTTCAAAAGCGGCCACACTATGTCGCTTTCAGTCTTATATACATCATGAttggtttgactgttattGGGGCCTTTCTTAATCTGGTTATCCTTCGTCTGATGGTAACTCTTCCCGAAACGCCAGATGGTTCGACAAACGGCGACGACCGAACTAAAGCAATGGAGAATAACACTTTTCTGAGTGACAAAGTTTCACCGCGCTTACAACACGACGCCAGAGTACAGAGGCACCGTTTTCTGTTTCAGCGA CCGTCGCGTTCACAAGACGTCAGTGACAGAGTGCAAGAAGCGGATCGATCAAGCGACCACTCTGACCAATACACATTGGATAAAAGCTGGGAGAAAAGGACTAACAGCAATCAGTTGCCAGGTTGctatttcaaagaaaaatattgttgtgGCGATTATCAAACTAACTTCCACAGTCCGCGTCGCAGATTACGCCACGGTTTTTCGCCTGATAACAGACACTGTTCCATCCATACTTCCGTACCGAGCGAATGTAAATTTTGCCTGATCAGACGATACATGAACGATAGCAGCTTTTATCAGGAACATTCCAAATACTGTCCTAAACACAGCTTATCTGAAAGCAAGTCTTCCGGTGAAAGAAGCTCAGATGAGGAATCTGTAATCGCAAAACCACATTTGCATCACTCAGTTAGCGTTGAAATCCTTCACAATGATTGTCAAAAGGAGGAAAACTCAGCGCCCATCGTTCAAGATAGACCCTTTGTTATAAATTGCTCAAACAATCGCACTGAAGAACAATCATGTTCAAGCAGAACTGCTCAAACTAATAAAAAGACATTGCTCGCCTTACCAACAACAGCGATACACAGGAATCGAACGATATCGTGGGATAGCGGTTATAATGGGGCAGGGGGGTCTTGCACCTACTCAGGTATTCATACCCCCAACAGTTACAGTGTGGACAATTTGGGATCAAGCATTTTCTTACAAAACTCTGAGGAATCGAAACCGAAACGCAACGAACTTAAGTTAAACGATATGTCGTCTACAAGATCTCGTTCATTGCCATGCAACTTACAAGACATTGAGTTGTCGGTTTTCAGGACTCTTTCTAATTCTAAAGAACCTGCTGACTGTTTTTCACAGGTCAATGTTACAAACGACGACGACGACGAAGATAACAATTCGTCCTCGGATGAGCggtgcaataaaaacaacgtgcaattttcagcaaaaagtaATTCCGAAACGGGAGTCAGGGCTGCCTCGTCTCTTTCACCGCTCCACGAGGTGAATCCTTTGTCGCTGGATTTAGAACAAAATACGAAGATGTCTGGAAAAAAGACAACTGTTTCCAAAAATACAACCTGCCTCAAActagaaaaaaacaaacaaaaaaatccaGGTTTGGAGATATACTCTGAATCTGAAACATCGCGCCGAAAAGACCACCCATTTCAAAGATGTTTTATAAGAAGAGAAAAAATAGCCATTCCCGAAAGCGCGAAACCTAAAATGCACACCGGGAAGATTGATTCGCAGGGCATTAAGGGCCAGTATGCGTTGATGATGGAAAAGCCTTCTATTGTCGTAACTCCTGTGTCAAAACGATCAAATGACTCTTTTTTCAATCAGGATAGCAACGAAATTCAAGATAGCGTTTTGACCAACAGCTT GGATGACGAAGATGTGGAGACAAGCGGAATTGAAAACACCTTAAACTCCACAGTTAAGACAATAAAACCAATCGAATCTGCCGAAACCTCAAAAGAAGATGATGCCGCTTTGATAATACCTGAAGTCACTTATTTCAAGAGTTCTTTATCGAATGTGTTCGACTCACCAGAGAAGTGCAGTAAAAATGAGAATTTGCGTGGGACTTCCGAGAGTTGCGAGGTACGTCAGGAGAAAGGCACCTTTCACGACAGGACGATATTCCATTGCCCTGAAGAGGTTTGCGAACAATGTTTTCAGACTGCGCAGGACGAAGGAAAACTTCGCCGAATTTTTGCACAATATTCACGCAATACGAAAAACAAACTCGCTAACTCGCGGGCGTCCTTTAGCGGAAGGCGGGATGATAGAAATATAAGCACAGATATGCGTTTGCGAAACTGTAAAGAAGTCAGTTGTAAGCATAACGAGGAAACAACTCGTCACAAACGACTATTAACTTTGTAA
- the LOC143466671 gene encoding uncharacterized protein LOC143466671 isoform X1, with product MSVEKRTNIRTVLLVVVGVSYLLFGAGVFRALEREHENIRSKELVRQEENFKRKYNMSDDDYKEITKMVLDLEPHKSGIQWGFVGALYFSITVVTTIGYGHAVPQTFAGKIFCIFYAILGIPLCLVMFQAMGERINSGAKHSFKIVGQRLGFKCEKISHTCLIPFGIISCCLTVLVGSIAFVYFEEWSAINSVYYCVMTLTTIGFGDYVALQDSGALQKRPHYVAFSLIYIMIGLTVIGAFLNLVILRLMVTLPETPDGSTNGDDRTKAMENNTFLSDKVSPRLQHDARVQRHRFLFQRLKLLLPFLSKPSRSQDVSDRVQEADRSSDHSDQYTLDKSWEKRTNSNQLPGCYFKEKYCCGDYQTNFHSPRRRLRHGFSPDNRHCSIHTSVPSECKFCLIRRYMNDSSFYQEHSKYCPKHSLSESKSSGERSSDEESVIAKPHLHHSVSVEILHNDCQKEENSAPIVQDRPFVINCSNNRTEEQSCSSRTAQTNKKTLLALPTTAIHRNRTISWDSGYNGAGGSCTYSGIHTPNSYSVDNLGSSIFLQNSEESKPKRNELKLNDMSSTRSRSLPCNLQDIELSVFRTLSNSKEPADCFSQVNVTNDDDDEDNNSSSDERCNKNNVQFSAKSNSETGVRAASSLSPLHEVNPLSLDLEQNTKMSGKKTTVSKNTTCLKLEKNKQKNPGLEIYSESETSRRKDHPFQRCFIRREKIAIPESAKPKMHTGKIDSQGIKGQYALMMEKPSIVVTPVSKRSNDSFFNQDSNEIQDSVLTNSLDDEDVETSGIENTLNSTVKTIKPIESAETSKEDDAALIIPEVTYFKSSLSNVFDSPEKCSKNENLRGTSESCEVRQEKGTFHDRTIFHCPEEVCEQCFQTAQDEGKLRRIFAQYSRNTKNKLANSRASFSGRRDDRNISTDMRLRNCKEVSCKHNEETTRHKRLLTL from the exons GAGAAAATACAATATGTCAGATGATGACTACAAGGAGATAACGAAAATGGTGCTAGATCTCGAGCCACACAAATCCGGGATCCAGTGGGGCTTCGTTGGAGCGTTGTATTTTTCCATAACCGTTGTTACTACGATTG GTTATGGGCATGCGGTGCCACAAACATTTGCcggcaaaatattttgcattttctacGCTATATTGGGTATACCACTGTGTCTGGTGATGTTCCAAGCTATGGGGGAACGAATAAATAGTGGAGCGAAGCACAGCTTCAAGATTGTTGGTCAACGATTGGGCTTCAAATGCGAGAAA ATATCCCACACATGCCTTATTCCATTCGGTATTATCAGCTGCTGCCTTACAGTACTTGTTGGGTCAATAGCTTTCGTTTATTTTGAAGAATGGTCGGCCATCAACAGTGTTTACTACTGCGTTATGACTTTGACCACAATAG GATTTGGCGACTACGTGGCATTACAAGATAGCGGTGCCCTTCAAAAGCGGCCACACTATGTCGCTTTCAGTCTTATATACATCATGAttggtttgactgttattGGGGCCTTTCTTAATCTGGTTATCCTTCGTCTGATGGTAACTCTTCCCGAAACGCCAGATGGTTCGACAAACGGCGACGACCGAACTAAAGCAATGGAGAATAACACTTTTCTGAGTGACAAAGTTTCACCGCGCTTACAACACGACGCCAGAGTACAGAGGCACCGTTTTCTGTTTCAGCGA ttaaaacttttgttacCATTCTTATCGAAGCCGTCGCGTTCACAAGACGTCAGTGACAGAGTGCAAGAAGCGGATCGATCAAGCGACCACTCTGACCAATACACATTGGATAAAAGCTGGGAGAAAAGGACTAACAGCAATCAGTTGCCAGGTTGctatttcaaagaaaaatattgttgtgGCGATTATCAAACTAACTTCCACAGTCCGCGTCGCAGATTACGCCACGGTTTTTCGCCTGATAACAGACACTGTTCCATCCATACTTCCGTACCGAGCGAATGTAAATTTTGCCTGATCAGACGATACATGAACGATAGCAGCTTTTATCAGGAACATTCCAAATACTGTCCTAAACACAGCTTATCTGAAAGCAAGTCTTCCGGTGAAAGAAGCTCAGATGAGGAATCTGTAATCGCAAAACCACATTTGCATCACTCAGTTAGCGTTGAAATCCTTCACAATGATTGTCAAAAGGAGGAAAACTCAGCGCCCATCGTTCAAGATAGACCCTTTGTTATAAATTGCTCAAACAATCGCACTGAAGAACAATCATGTTCAAGCAGAACTGCTCAAACTAATAAAAAGACATTGCTCGCCTTACCAACAACAGCGATACACAGGAATCGAACGATATCGTGGGATAGCGGTTATAATGGGGCAGGGGGGTCTTGCACCTACTCAGGTATTCATACCCCCAACAGTTACAGTGTGGACAATTTGGGATCAAGCATTTTCTTACAAAACTCTGAGGAATCGAAACCGAAACGCAACGAACTTAAGTTAAACGATATGTCGTCTACAAGATCTCGTTCATTGCCATGCAACTTACAAGACATTGAGTTGTCGGTTTTCAGGACTCTTTCTAATTCTAAAGAACCTGCTGACTGTTTTTCACAGGTCAATGTTACAAACGACGACGACGACGAAGATAACAATTCGTCCTCGGATGAGCggtgcaataaaaacaacgtgcaattttcagcaaaaagtaATTCCGAAACGGGAGTCAGGGCTGCCTCGTCTCTTTCACCGCTCCACGAGGTGAATCCTTTGTCGCTGGATTTAGAACAAAATACGAAGATGTCTGGAAAAAAGACAACTGTTTCCAAAAATACAACCTGCCTCAAActagaaaaaaacaaacaaaaaaatccaGGTTTGGAGATATACTCTGAATCTGAAACATCGCGCCGAAAAGACCACCCATTTCAAAGATGTTTTATAAGAAGAGAAAAAATAGCCATTCCCGAAAGCGCGAAACCTAAAATGCACACCGGGAAGATTGATTCGCAGGGCATTAAGGGCCAGTATGCGTTGATGATGGAAAAGCCTTCTATTGTCGTAACTCCTGTGTCAAAACGATCAAATGACTCTTTTTTCAATCAGGATAGCAACGAAATTCAAGATAGCGTTTTGACCAACAGCTT GGATGACGAAGATGTGGAGACAAGCGGAATTGAAAACACCTTAAACTCCACAGTTAAGACAATAAAACCAATCGAATCTGCCGAAACCTCAAAAGAAGATGATGCCGCTTTGATAATACCTGAAGTCACTTATTTCAAGAGTTCTTTATCGAATGTGTTCGACTCACCAGAGAAGTGCAGTAAAAATGAGAATTTGCGTGGGACTTCCGAGAGTTGCGAGGTACGTCAGGAGAAAGGCACCTTTCACGACAGGACGATATTCCATTGCCCTGAAGAGGTTTGCGAACAATGTTTTCAGACTGCGCAGGACGAAGGAAAACTTCGCCGAATTTTTGCACAATATTCACGCAATACGAAAAACAAACTCGCTAACTCGCGGGCGTCCTTTAGCGGAAGGCGGGATGATAGAAATATAAGCACAGATATGCGTTTGCGAAACTGTAAAGAAGTCAGTTGTAAGCATAACGAGGAAACAACTCGTCACAAACGACTATTAACTTTGTAA
- the LOC143466671 gene encoding uncharacterized protein LOC143466671 isoform X3: MSDDDYKEITKMVLDLEPHKSGIQWGFVGALYFSITVVTTIGYGHAVPQTFAGKIFCIFYAILGIPLCLVMFQAMGERINSGAKHSFKIVGQRLGFKCEKISHTCLIPFGIISCCLTVLVGSIAFVYFEEWSAINSVYYCVMTLTTIGFGDYVALQDSGALQKRPHYVAFSLIYIMIGLTVIGAFLNLVILRLMVTLPETPDGSTNGDDRTKAMENNTFLSDKVSPRLQHDARVQRHRFLFQRLKLLLPFLSKPSRSQDVSDRVQEADRSSDHSDQYTLDKSWEKRTNSNQLPGCYFKEKYCCGDYQTNFHSPRRRLRHGFSPDNRHCSIHTSVPSECKFCLIRRYMNDSSFYQEHSKYCPKHSLSESKSSGERSSDEESVIAKPHLHHSVSVEILHNDCQKEENSAPIVQDRPFVINCSNNRTEEQSCSSRTAQTNKKTLLALPTTAIHRNRTISWDSGYNGAGGSCTYSGIHTPNSYSVDNLGSSIFLQNSEESKPKRNELKLNDMSSTRSRSLPCNLQDIELSVFRTLSNSKEPADCFSQVNVTNDDDDEDNNSSSDERCNKNNVQFSAKSNSETGVRAASSLSPLHEVNPLSLDLEQNTKMSGKKTTVSKNTTCLKLEKNKQKNPGLEIYSESETSRRKDHPFQRCFIRREKIAIPESAKPKMHTGKIDSQGIKGQYALMMEKPSIVVTPVSKRSNDSFFNQDSNEIQDSVLTNSLDDEDVETSGIENTLNSTVKTIKPIESAETSKEDDAALIIPEVTYFKSSLSNVFDSPEKCSKNENLRGTSESCEVRQEKGTFHDRTIFHCPEEVCEQCFQTAQDEGKLRRIFAQYSRNTKNKLANSRASFSGRRDDRNISTDMRLRNCKEVSCKHNEETTRHKRLLTL; this comes from the exons ATGTCAGATGATGACTACAAGGAGATAACGAAAATGGTGCTAGATCTCGAGCCACACAAATCCGGGATCCAGTGGGGCTTCGTTGGAGCGTTGTATTTTTCCATAACCGTTGTTACTACGATTG GTTATGGGCATGCGGTGCCACAAACATTTGCcggcaaaatattttgcattttctacGCTATATTGGGTATACCACTGTGTCTGGTGATGTTCCAAGCTATGGGGGAACGAATAAATAGTGGAGCGAAGCACAGCTTCAAGATTGTTGGTCAACGATTGGGCTTCAAATGCGAGAAA ATATCCCACACATGCCTTATTCCATTCGGTATTATCAGCTGCTGCCTTACAGTACTTGTTGGGTCAATAGCTTTCGTTTATTTTGAAGAATGGTCGGCCATCAACAGTGTTTACTACTGCGTTATGACTTTGACCACAATAG GATTTGGCGACTACGTGGCATTACAAGATAGCGGTGCCCTTCAAAAGCGGCCACACTATGTCGCTTTCAGTCTTATATACATCATGAttggtttgactgttattGGGGCCTTTCTTAATCTGGTTATCCTTCGTCTGATGGTAACTCTTCCCGAAACGCCAGATGGTTCGACAAACGGCGACGACCGAACTAAAGCAATGGAGAATAACACTTTTCTGAGTGACAAAGTTTCACCGCGCTTACAACACGACGCCAGAGTACAGAGGCACCGTTTTCTGTTTCAGCGA ttaaaacttttgttacCATTCTTATCGAAGCCGTCGCGTTCACAAGACGTCAGTGACAGAGTGCAAGAAGCGGATCGATCAAGCGACCACTCTGACCAATACACATTGGATAAAAGCTGGGAGAAAAGGACTAACAGCAATCAGTTGCCAGGTTGctatttcaaagaaaaatattgttgtgGCGATTATCAAACTAACTTCCACAGTCCGCGTCGCAGATTACGCCACGGTTTTTCGCCTGATAACAGACACTGTTCCATCCATACTTCCGTACCGAGCGAATGTAAATTTTGCCTGATCAGACGATACATGAACGATAGCAGCTTTTATCAGGAACATTCCAAATACTGTCCTAAACACAGCTTATCTGAAAGCAAGTCTTCCGGTGAAAGAAGCTCAGATGAGGAATCTGTAATCGCAAAACCACATTTGCATCACTCAGTTAGCGTTGAAATCCTTCACAATGATTGTCAAAAGGAGGAAAACTCAGCGCCCATCGTTCAAGATAGACCCTTTGTTATAAATTGCTCAAACAATCGCACTGAAGAACAATCATGTTCAAGCAGAACTGCTCAAACTAATAAAAAGACATTGCTCGCCTTACCAACAACAGCGATACACAGGAATCGAACGATATCGTGGGATAGCGGTTATAATGGGGCAGGGGGGTCTTGCACCTACTCAGGTATTCATACCCCCAACAGTTACAGTGTGGACAATTTGGGATCAAGCATTTTCTTACAAAACTCTGAGGAATCGAAACCGAAACGCAACGAACTTAAGTTAAACGATATGTCGTCTACAAGATCTCGTTCATTGCCATGCAACTTACAAGACATTGAGTTGTCGGTTTTCAGGACTCTTTCTAATTCTAAAGAACCTGCTGACTGTTTTTCACAGGTCAATGTTACAAACGACGACGACGACGAAGATAACAATTCGTCCTCGGATGAGCggtgcaataaaaacaacgtgcaattttcagcaaaaagtaATTCCGAAACGGGAGTCAGGGCTGCCTCGTCTCTTTCACCGCTCCACGAGGTGAATCCTTTGTCGCTGGATTTAGAACAAAATACGAAGATGTCTGGAAAAAAGACAACTGTTTCCAAAAATACAACCTGCCTCAAActagaaaaaaacaaacaaaaaaatccaGGTTTGGAGATATACTCTGAATCTGAAACATCGCGCCGAAAAGACCACCCATTTCAAAGATGTTTTATAAGAAGAGAAAAAATAGCCATTCCCGAAAGCGCGAAACCTAAAATGCACACCGGGAAGATTGATTCGCAGGGCATTAAGGGCCAGTATGCGTTGATGATGGAAAAGCCTTCTATTGTCGTAACTCCTGTGTCAAAACGATCAAATGACTCTTTTTTCAATCAGGATAGCAACGAAATTCAAGATAGCGTTTTGACCAACAGCTT GGATGACGAAGATGTGGAGACAAGCGGAATTGAAAACACCTTAAACTCCACAGTTAAGACAATAAAACCAATCGAATCTGCCGAAACCTCAAAAGAAGATGATGCCGCTTTGATAATACCTGAAGTCACTTATTTCAAGAGTTCTTTATCGAATGTGTTCGACTCACCAGAGAAGTGCAGTAAAAATGAGAATTTGCGTGGGACTTCCGAGAGTTGCGAGGTACGTCAGGAGAAAGGCACCTTTCACGACAGGACGATATTCCATTGCCCTGAAGAGGTTTGCGAACAATGTTTTCAGACTGCGCAGGACGAAGGAAAACTTCGCCGAATTTTTGCACAATATTCACGCAATACGAAAAACAAACTCGCTAACTCGCGGGCGTCCTTTAGCGGAAGGCGGGATGATAGAAATATAAGCACAGATATGCGTTTGCGAAACTGTAAAGAAGTCAGTTGTAAGCATAACGAGGAAACAACTCGTCACAAACGACTATTAACTTTGTAA